Proteins from a genomic interval of Oncorhynchus nerka isolate Pitt River linkage group LG13, Oner_Uvic_2.0, whole genome shotgun sequence:
- the LOC115121634 gene encoding stromal cell-derived factor 2-like yields MFESACPPASHPLALGYVRIDTNMGLIHALRGFIKSLLVVLLWSKCQGRESEFNYVTCGSLVKLLNTRHNVRLHSHDVKYGSGSGQQSVTGVESADDANSYWRIRGKPNGTCQRGVPIQCGQAIRITHMTTGRNLHTHHFSSPLSNNQEVSAFGENGEGDDLDVWKVQCDGSIWERDEAVRFRHVGTDAFLTVTGEQFGHPIRGQREVHGMGTANQNNYWKAMEGVFIQPSQEPLRHNHEEF; encoded by the exons ATGTTTGAAAGTGCCTGTCCTCCAGCTTCACATCCTCTCGCTCTCGGTTATGTCCGCATAGACACAAACATGGGATTAATTCACGCTCTTCGCGGCTTCATCAAATCGTTGTTGGTCGTTCTTTTGTGGTCCAAATGCCAGGGTCGGGAGTCCGAGTTCAACTATGTCACCTGCGGTTCACTTGTGAAATTGCTGAACACGAGACACAACGTTCGGCTGCACTCTCATGATGTCAAATACGGCTCAG GCAGTGGACAGCAGTCTGTGACGGGCGTGGAGAGTGCAGATGACGCCAACAGTTACTGGAGGATTCGGGGGAAGCCCAACGGGACCTGCCAACGCGGCGTGCCCATCCAGTGTGGGCAGGCCATCCGCATCACGCACATGACCACGGGACGTAACCTCCACACACACCACTTCAGCTCGCCGCTGTCCAACAACCAG GAGGTGAGTGCGTTCGGCGAGAACGGCGAGGGGGATGACCTGGACGTGTGGAAGGTGCAGTGTGACGGCTCCATCTGGGAGCGGGACGAGGCGGTGCGCTTCAGACACGTCGGCACCGACGCCTTCCTGACCGTGACGGGTGAGCAGTTCGGCCACCCCATCCGAGGGCAGAGGGAGGTGCACGGCATGGGCACTGCTAACCAGAACAACTACTGGAAGGCTATGGAGGGTGTCTTCATTCAGCCCAGCCAGGAGCCGCTGAGACACAATCACGAAGAGTTCTGA